In Glycine max cultivar Williams 82 chromosome 15, Glycine_max_v4.0, whole genome shotgun sequence, the DNA window gggaatatataaaagcaaaaggagactataaattataaaagcaaCACTTCAGCTATATTCCTTTTTTCTTCAACACTCTGCTATAGTTACTTCCCTTGTGATCATTCATAAACCATGCTACTGTCTCTGATGTGTTCACTTCTCACCCACACCATGTCCTTACTACTCATTCAACTAATTCTCTCATCATTTCTCACTCTCACAACATCACAATCCAGCCTCTGCAGAACATCATGCGGCGACATTCCCATCAAATATCCATTTGGCATCGACGATGGATGCGGAAGTCCATACTACAGACACATTTTACAATGTTCAAACTCAGGAAAACTCGAGCTCAGAACCCCATCAGGGCGATACCCAGTTCGCAACCTGAGCTACTCCGATCCACATGTCGTGGTCACTGATCCATTCATGTGGAGCTGCGAGGACGGCGAGAAGTTTCGCCCCACGAGGCCATTCAGCTTGGACACCGCCACACACTTCAAGCTCTCGCCGCAGAACGAGTACATGTTCTTCAACTGCAGCCAAGACAGCGTCATCATTCAACCAAAGCCTATGTTCTGCGAGCATTTCCCCGAACACTGTGATTCCTCGTGTGACAGTGCTAGCTATCTCTGCAGGCACTTGCCGGGTTGCTCCTTTGCACTCCCTCGGAGTACTTGTTGCTCTTACTATCCCAAAGCCACTGAGTCTCTGAGGTTGATGCTTAAGTATTGTGCTAGTTATGCTAGCGTTTATTGGAAGAACGTTGGTGCTCCTATGCCTTATGATCAAGTTCCCGAATATGGGATCAGAGTTGATTTTGATATCCCGGTTACCACGCGCTGCCTTCAGTGTCAGGATCCATTGAAAGGAGGTGGGACTTGTGGATTTGACACACAGAATCAGAGTTTCATTTGTCTCTGTAAGGATGGAAACTCCACTACTCATTGCAAAGGTACGTCCAAGTTCAATAAACTAATCATTGGTCTCTTGTGGaagagaaattattacataGTGTTCAGGACTATCACTTCGATCCGAACTAATTTATACGTAATAGGTAGCtaagtttttcattttataggaaaaaattcattaaattttgttgtgTCACA includes these proteins:
- the LOC100798581 gene encoding LEAF RUST 10 DISEASE-RESISTANCEUS RECEPTOR-LIKE PROTEIN KINASE-like 2.7, with the protein product MLLSLMCSLLTHTMSLLLIQLILSSFLTLTTSQSSLCRTSCGDIPIKYPFGIDDGCGSPYYRHILQCSNSGKLELRTPSGRYPVRNLSYSDPHVVVTDPFMWSCEDGEKFRPTRPFSLDTATHFKLSPQNEYMFFNCSQDSVIIQPKPMFCEHFPEHCDSSCDSASYLCRHLPGCSFALPRSTCCSYYPKATESLRLMLKYCASYASVYWKNVGAPMPYDQVPEYGIRVDFDIPVTTRCLQCQDPLKGGGTCGFDTQNQSFICLCKDGNSTTHCKDYDIARHNRRVHVIAGTVTGVSVAGAFGIGAAVWYLKKVRAKAPVTCGVQSNENRLF